The window TCATGCGCAGTCGGTGCCCCGCTCAGTCCGCTCAGTGCTGATATGAAGGTCAGTCAGTGCCACAGGTGTAGCTTACCTGCTGCTGCTAGGTTGGCCTACTTCTACTGCCTGAGCTACTAGAGCGCTAAACAACCAGGATATTTactctctaacctgtctgttGAAAAGTTAAACTAGTAAAAAAGTAAGACGTAGCGGATTCTGCATTGGAGTAGCCTTTAAAATGAGTAAGCAACCGGTTAAAGTTAGTTAGCTATTTAAGAAGAGCTTAATAGTTTAAGGACATTTTGCTAACTGCTGATAATTTTGACAATTAAATGACCTACACAGCAAGACGTCGAGCCAATCACCGGTTAAAAGATAACTGAAACATACGTTATGTTTAGCTAATGGTAAAGCtaacacacctcctcctccttctcctccgcTAAACAATATAGTTCTTGGAACATCTGATGTGTTTCAAAGGGTCCATTTTCAGTTGGCGCATTAATATCAATATTTCTTTATCATTCTGTGTCACAGGACTATGTTTTGTGGCAAGTACTTTTAACGGCTGTCTGTGAAATAATTGGAAATATTTAGTGTTTAAGAagtttaaatacaattaaaaaccGTACACTGTTTCTTTGGATAAAATGGAAGAttacatataaattaaaaataccaaaacacacacctgcagtaCAGATAGTGCTTGGTCAGGGCAAAAACTCCCAAACGAGCTTGACTGTGCAAGGGCGCCATCTTGTGGCgttttgttttaacagcatCAGTGTAGAAAACATTGAGCCAGCCAACTGAAACTATGTGACCATGGACAATGTAAAAGGTTTGTGGCCTATTTGTGGTATTTGCTTATTACCAATAggctatatataatatataatgcaTAATACCAAAAAGctaattatgattattattatatgatgGAGAAGCCAAAAGGTCTTGTGGGGCTTTATAGCAgggttttgttttcataatgtAGTAGGCTTTTTCACATAAAACTGAAGCAATTAAAATAAGTGATATCTATAAAATCTGGAAACAGGGATGCAGGCAGTGATTTGTGCAGGGGGGCATGGGCAAAACAAACTGATTTAAGGAAACTTAGCTGACTTTGTTTACATAGTGATTGATTGAGATGACACTTCACTCAAAgttgttgtgtatgtttgttaCAGATGGATAGATAGGATAGACTACATGGCCAAGAGTATGTAGACACCAAAACATGACATCCACATGCAATCGTTGAACACTGAGCGTCTGCTGCTATGAAGGCCTCCTCTCTTCCGGTTTCAGGCTttccaaaacattttgaaacctggctgcaggaatttgctcccattcagcaACAAGAGCATCAGTGTGGTGAGGTGGTCGACTACTGATGTTTGGGGATAAGGTCCTGGCCGGCGCCCCAGTTTATCCCAAAGGTGCTGAATGAAGTTGAGGCCAGGGCTCTGTGCAGACCAAAAACCATTTGTTTATGGACCTGGCTTTGTGCTTGGAGGTACTGTCACTATGAAACATAAAGGACCTTCctcaaactgttgccacaaagcTGGAAGCCTTTCACTGGAAATATGAGGATTAAcccaaactgtgaaaaacatccCCAGACAAAGATGTATACTTTTGGccagatagacagacagacagatagatagaccatgggtgagaaaaataaagacaatctGTCAAACACTTATTAAAGCTGAAAAGTTCATCTGTCCAACAGCAGAAATAATGTGCATTCACACTATCAAAGTTATGAAACTGTTCATTCACTCTCTACATATCTTTTTCAAACCTGCAGAAAAAGTGCACGACCCGTCTTGTGCAATGAGTGTATGAATTCAGGCATGCACAGAGTCTATTATTCTGGTCACATCCCTTCTATTGGTAACATTATCATTTCATCACAAACCAGTTGAGTTTGTACAAAGCGGCTAGTGTTTCCAGCGGGGCCACACCTCTCCAGCAGCTCTGGATTGGCCCTTATGCCATCACTCCCTCCACCGAGTTCCGCGTTGCAGAGCATTTAAGTCCTGCAGCGTTTCCTCCAGCCTCTACTCTCAGGCTGCAGGAGATCCATCTGCCACCATGTCCGACCGTGGATCCTTCGACACCAACGTGGTCACCATGACCCGCTTCGTTATGGAGGAAGGTAGGAAGGCGAAGGGAACAGGAGAGATGACAACGCTGCTGAACTCGCTGGGCACGGCGGTGAAGGCCATCTCCAGCGCTGTGCGCAAAGCTGGGATCGCCCACCTGTGAGTAAACAATCCTCACTGCGAGGAGATATAGTTTTAGTCTGGAGAGTTATAGTGGTAACACATCTTGCACGGTTGTTTTAGCGCTGAAAAGTACTGAAGATGGAGGTTTCAGTTGGTCTCATGCGTAGATCCACGTTGGAACAAACTGAGCTGGAGATTCAGGTTCTGTGTGCACCAATCAGGAAGCGCATACTTTAAACCACCACGCCCACTTACATATGACTTTGCCCAACATGCAATTTATTTCAGCACATTTCAGCTACAGGTTTagtgtcttatttatttatgtgtctgGATTCATAAGGAAAAatgtgcaagaaaaaaaatctatgctATTCCTGTTTTACTACTTTTTATTTCCTTAtcttttgttgtcagtttctACTATTTTAAGCAGCTTGAAGATAAGACTTAACTGAACCCTTAAAGGGGTTTTCCTCTTTAAGGAAaggttaaaataaatgatacacATTCCCTAAATATCTACATTAAAATAATGTGTACATTTTACCTATTTGGATTGttttaaagtgtcttttttgAGCAGCAATCCTTGTAAGTGCTAAACTTCTGTGGCTGATGAGACTGATTCAGACTTCACTTCAGTGATTGATGCAATACTTTACTCAATCACAAACTTAACTCTGCAGTTTAGAAATGCAGTGTCATCCatccttttgcatttttatcacatttaaacATGAGACTGTGGTTATTATGATTTTAATTCTAATCAAAGTTACATCAGTACAAAGTCGTAGCTGTTTAAATACCTTTTTGTAAGTTAAAATACAGAAGACGGCAAAATAGAAACTACTAGAAAGCTGAATCTGCAGCTCAATAAATTAGCCATAAATGTTTGAGAAAGGTTGAGTTGTTGATTAGTAATTGAACATTTATACATTTGCAATCAGAGAATCGAAATCTGtcaataaaattaatttcatgCCACAACGGAGGCAGAGAGTTTGTCACCAatactcatgtttttttttcaatcttttctgtctttccagtTACGGCATTGCCGGCAGCACTAATGTGACAGGTGACCAGGTGAAGAAGCTGGACATTCTGTCCAACGATCTGATCATCAACATGCTCAAGTCGTCCTTCACCTCCTGTGTGCTGGTGTCGGAAGAGAATGACAAAGCCATCATCATAGAGCCAGAAACGAGGGTAAGTGGGTCTGTGTGACCACTAGAGAGTGACTAAACTACATGTTAAGACAAAACCTGGCTAATATTTGAGTTTCCTTTTGGACCCTGCGGAGCTTTAAAAACCTGCTTTCAGTTATTTCGGATCTAATCTCTTGGAATGTCCCCTGGGCAAACTAAAACGGGATCGTCCAGTTTCCTCTGGATGAAATTAAATGTCTgtattcagttttgttttgttttttcaaaaagaCTATTAGTTCCTGTCAAAATCATTCTTAATTGAAATTACTTTCATGACCCCTTATCCAGTCCAGCAACAATCAAACTAGTATTAAATTGTCTAGATTTAACAACAGAGATAACAGAATCTATCATTTAAAGcacttttccttctcttcaaGGGCAAATACATCGTGTGCTTTGATCCTTTGGATGGCTCCTCCAACATCGACTGTCTGGTCTCCATCGGTACAATCTTTGCCATCTACAGAAAGGTACTTGCACAGGTTTTTGTCAAATTTGAACCAAAAAGATCCTTTATGTTTCCTATATTTACTAATTTAAAGCTAAGTAATGACAGAATAAGACGACTTTACAATTTGCCTCCACAAATTGAAggtcttttattacattttgacaaTCCTGAGTTTTTGAAAGCCAGTACAAGACACTTAAGACTCtaattgtgtttattatgtGCTGATATCTTGCTATCAATGCCAAATCTTTTACAATGATACAAGGATTTCTTGTATGTCTTTAAACTTACTCAACACGCTTCCGTTGGCTAAAACACTCCTGACATGAGATATAATGAGGGAATGATTTGATGATCAGATTGTACTTTTCCCTCAGAACACAGATGATGAGCCATGTGAGAAGGACGCCCTGCAGCCTGGCAGGGACCTTGTGGCAGCAGGCTACGCCCTCTATGGCAGTGCCACCATGATGGTTATCTCCACGGGCCAGGGAGTCAACTGCTTCATGCTCGACCCAGTTAGTACTCTATTGAAGGGGACGACACAAAAACTCCAGCAAATTTTGGATATAACACGAGGTTCTGAATGTTCTTTTTTGCTTTCTGCTCATCAGGCAATCGGTGAATTTATCCTGGTTGATCGGGATGTAAAGATCAAGAAGCGAGGAAAGATCTACAGCTTGAACGAAGGCTACGCAAATCAATTTGAGCCCGCTGTCACAGAATacctgcagaagaagaagtttcCTACGGTAAGGCTGATGTCAGGACATGTGTGGGGAGAGATTCAggcagagtaaaatcttttCACAAGCTTTCAAAATAATAAGATAAATTGATTTAGTCCAGCTAATCTATCTTCTTCCAAATGACAAAGAATTTGgtgcaataaaacattttttgtttttatttattgggGACAGTCCACATTAATCCACATGCATTAGAATGTAAATATACCAGAATTAACCatgattttcatattttatctcTTTATCTAAGTCCTCTCCAGGTTTCAcactgatgaaatgtttgtattttcaaatgtCGATCTACATaattgaaaacatgttaaatggCCGTAGGATGGCAGTGAGCCTTATGGCGCCCGTTACATTGGTTCCATGGTGGCAGACGTCCACCGAACGCTGATGTATGGAGGAATCTTTTTATACCCAGGAAATGTGAAGAGCCCCCAGGGAAAGGTAAGGTCCCATCACTGCTTCCTCTTGCAGTTGTCTCAGCCACAAtttgatataaatatttattgaaaaccctcatatttgtatgtttatcTTTCCATAACTAAAAGGTTTTGTTTCTTTAGTTGCTCTCTTATTTTGAGCCATTTTCAGGGTAGATCTCCATCTAGAAAATGGCAACATTAGCTTTAGTCTCACTGGTAAAATGAGCCCATACTGAAGGCAGTGTCACAATGCTGTTTCTTCACTCTTCACATCCTTCCAGTATTTGCAAGAGTGAACCGAACATGGTGTTGTCACATTTTGACAAGGTAGAAAGCAGTTGACTTGTATTTAGTTtgagaggagacggagagagggTGTCAATGATCGTTGCAATATAATGcagataaataaagaataaaactcAGTAACAGTTACTAACTGTGCCAGCTCCCAATGAGTTAGTGTCTTAATATAGTTACCAAAGCAGTgtagtgctttttttttttaaataaagaatcAACTGAAATGAGTCTTTGCttaataaacaaagtaaaaaagtTACACTACACTTAATGAAGAGTTGAGGGCCACAACACAAGCAAATAAGGAAAAATCCAAGTCCTAAATATAATAGTCATTTAGTATTAAAGGCTTTTTGTTGTACTCAGGACTCAGAGGGccttaagttttttttgtttgtttttctcttgtttgcAGTACACTATCTGTGTTTGAGACAACTCTTGTTACCAATATCTTTACATCTTATCAAAATATGGAATACCTTGTATGACCCAGTAGCCAACAGGTTAAAGGATATGACTGgcttgatatatcttattccttttGAGCCATAGACCACCACTgatgtccaaaaactattaaaaacacatcagtgagccataCCGCTGCCCTGGGTGTCATGTTTCTTTTGCCCCAAGGACAACGGGCATgttagttttttgttgtttgttttttttgctccatAGACTAATAACGGTGACATTTTTAGCCTCAGGAGAAAAAACACCACTGCGCATGCACAGGAACACGGTTCCTATTACAGAGCTCCGCTACCTTGTGTTGTAACATATCACAACCTCCTGACTTTGtgctgaagttctttgagaaatttacattgtagtacaaagtcaataAACTACCATAAGCATTGTCTTCGgtgtgaaggaacatgtcacccagtgcagcggtgtggctcactaatgtgtttttaatagtttttggacaacaatggagcacagaggaataagatatatcaggctttgtatacacacaatacttgtaaggaGATCTTTCTacctgtgtttcctgtctgtctgcactttcagctgtcaaataaagtaaaaaatgccccaaaacatgatcttttctaaaaaattacaataataaattttaaaataataatttaaaaaaatagaatcCTACTAACATTTCTAGATTTCCTTCTTGGTTTGAGTCGGGTACTGTAGGATTGTTTGAATATTGCTTTTGGAGAGTTTAACATTTAGGACTAGAGACTGAACTCCCTCTTCTTCAAAGCTGCGGCTGCTGTACGAAGGCAACCCCATGGCCTTCATCATCGAGCAGGCGGGCGGCATGGCCTCCACCGGCCTGGAGAACATCCTGGACATCCAGCCTGATAGCATTCACCAGCGGGCCCCTGTGGCCCTGGGGTCTACTGAGGACGTCCTGGAGTACATCGCCATCTGCAAGAAGCATGCCAAGAAGTGACACCGCACCGACTCACTCGCACAACCATCACTGTCTGGCCGAAACCTTTTATCTCCGAACTTTTCAGGGACGAGGAGAGTGTGCCTTAATTTGAGCCtggtgtaaatgtatttttcattatgtcttgtggagtttgaaagaggtttttaaaGCCAAAAGTTTTCAGGGGTTTTTTCTTAGTGAAAGCATAAGAATAACCAAAGTTGGGAGTTACAAGGTTTTCATGCCATACCactaatactgtatatttgtgcaCAACAGAAAGAAGGTTGCACACATTCCACAAAAAACTACCAAAGACcaaaaaatgtgccaaaaaacaaagaataatatACTTGATTAAACAAAAGTGAGGTTTTTTCCTCAGTTTACCTCCAGTTGTGCCTTTTTTGATTAGAATGAACAGACATTCTAGACGTATGAAGGACCAAATACAACCTCTATGCAATGAAGTCTGATGCCTTTTATTATGTGAACAACTACTGTTTGGAATGATACATCTCAATAAATCCAAATGAGTCTCAAAAGACAAaatcaatgttttctttattttgaaatatgtgttttcagAAAGTGTCACACCCACAAAACTCATCttgtcacaaatatatatagttTGTGTATTCATTGAGGGTTGGttgtgtaatgtttttattagaGGATCAAAATGTTAGATGCAATGTTTCAGAGAGACATTGAAGTATTCTCCAGCATACACATTTTATATTGATACAAAAGCAAAAAGGCCTGCTTGAGAAATTAAATAGAAAACCTCAATTAATGTTTCAGACTCTTGAAAATGAATACTTGAAATTGTTTTAATGAAAGTTAGATGACATACTGTAGTGTCAAAAGTCAAGAGATACTTTATCCAGAGGATTTGACCTTTAAGCTAAAGGTCAATGAAGCTCACTGAGTCCAATGACATTTAAAGCTCACTTGAGTTTCTGTTGTACTAAAACAGCAACTGAGTCTGCTTCTCTTTACATTAAATTCATATCTCTTTTAAATCCTTAAGTCCTTTAATTGGTCATTTGCTGCAGATGAGAAAGAATTGGACTCCATACCGTATCAAAACTTTTGAGTTAGTACCATGTGAATAACAACATATCGAACAAGCTAATTATGCACATGCTTGCTCGGTGAGTTCATTTAAAGCATCAAAATTTAGCtattctgtttaaaaaaaaaaaggaacacagCAGGATattttttcatgggattattACAAATACAACATTTGTCGCTGCatgcatttatatataaatatataatatataaagcACACTGAGTTAACCTGGAATGAAATGTCcaatataaacaaaattgcCTTGCTTTCAGTAAGCAAATGcttaattttttaaatcaagcttCATTGTTTACCCCATGAACCTGGATATGGTGTTTGGAAAGACTATTGTCACAGCTCCAAACTGTCCTTAAGCTCATGTGCAAACAAATGTGGTTAAAATGCTGGAAAATCGTAGCAAAGAGCTTTCATATTACCCACTTAAGTCTTCAGTTACTGTTGTCCAACATGTTGCGTTGTGTTTTGactaaatacataaaaaaagagCTGGTTAGTTCTTGTCTTGTGCAGGATTAAAGCACCATTCTCTACAGCTGACACCTGACACCCCCTCACCCATctccaaatacacacacacacacacacactcttacacttGGCTGAACTTGCAAATAGATCCCCTGGCTTGCTGTCATGGCTCTGGCAATGAAAAGGACTTGGCTGGTAAAGAGGTCGCCCACTTACTCTCCGTCCTCTGCCCAGTGCACACACGATCTGCAGCCTTCCAGGAGGGACCAGAACCCAAAATGTCGGACCAGTCTGCATTTGACACGGACGTATGGACCCTGACCCGGTTTGTCATGGAGACGGGCCGGAAGGCTAAGGGAGCGACTGGTGAGCTGACCCAGCTCATCAACGCCACCATGACGTCCATCAAAGCCATTTCTTCTGCTGTGCGCAAGGCGGGACTGGCCCACCTGTAAGTACAGACATACTCAAACAGGCTCAGTGGGGATCAGTGATATTATGTTCAGTAACTGTATACACCATTAGATAACTGCTTTATTAAGTAACATATGATCAAAACAAAGCTGTTGTGCcaattttaatctttttgtgAGGTAATGTGACATGTTATTGAACACTATAAGACTTGTGTTCCTTGCACGCTTCCATAGAGAGGTTAAAGGTCAAGGTCAGCTGCAGAATGGCAGTCATGGAGATTCTTGCTCAGGGTggatgtttgacattttgcttCTCTCCTACACTAGACTGAGGAGCCAAGATTGATCCAAGAGTTGAGGCTCTTGTTTGCGTTCATAAGTTGAAGATTTCAAAGTTCAGTTCTGATATCAACACTTATCAAACATGGGGGCAGTAGACTTGATATGATTGAATCCTTTGAGTACAAGTTGTGCTGCCATATTGTGAGCAAGACAATGTTTTTTGTAAGATTCAGGTGCATTTCAACACTCTAATCTAGAAGTGATGTAACAACGTGGAGCTTTCCAATGACGTTTTAGCAAGagataaaatatcaaaattgaGACTGCACAACGATTTTGATCGTTGAAAAGTGGCACAATAACCCCTTTTTTGTTGAGAGATTTGGAATTGGAGAGCAGCCAATGTTCTGGACAATTATGTGAATTCACTGAGGCTAAAGGATTTTGGTTTCTGAGTGGAGCCTCTTGTTTGGGGTCGCATATTCTACTCTTAAAGACATCAGGGTGAATAAAAAACCTGAGTTGTTTCAGCCCTTAAAGACCATTAAACACCTTTTGAGCTCACATCTAGTGAAAATAAATCTTCCCATTTCTTAACTGAAACCAGCCAACTCCTAAAGAATAGGGCATGATTAAGTCGACACACTGAAATTATGTAACCAAGCACAAGCCAACATTGTTTGCAACCAAATGAAGATAATTGGTGCTCACAAGCAGAATGCACCTTTGACCTGTGATTACTGGTTCAAGTCCACTACAGCTGCCATTTTTATTGAACTGGAAACTTGAAAAATATGATCAATTTTCCTTTTGTTAACTTCTCCTGATGAAAGCTCTGACATGAAACACTTTGTCTCTTCcaacatcttctagtttctccAAACAGCTGAATCTTTTCTTTTGCATGTAAGCAATTTGTCTGCCATTTGAGTATAGTGTGTGAGACTGAAGTCTGGCCGCTGATTGTTCCACTCAGGCAGGGCATGGCAGGCTCTGTGAACGTGACTGGGGACGACCAGAAGAAGCTGGACGTGCTGTCCAACGACCTGGTCATCAACATGCTGAGGGCCTCCTACGGCACCTGCTGCATGGTGTCTGAGGAGAACAAGGATCTCATCATCACTCCCAAAGATAAGAGGGTAAGTGCTgagatgtttttacattttaaagctgcactgggCAAGAATGTTATCCAggtatacacaaacacatgtttcACTGACAGCACATTATGTGATCTCTGGATAAAGAAGTCCTTTAAACTTTCAAAGGTTTGAAAAGTTACCTCTTGTTTCCACTTGATGCAATCAAAGTCTGAAGTTGTAGCTTGAAGAATTCACATACAGATTCAGATTTAGCAGAGTTACATCTGTGCAATCTGATGATGTTTATATTACAAATTATTACTAATTCTTCATATTAGTTGTTGTATTGTTAGTTGTAGCCATCACAATGAACAACCTCTGAACAAATGAGCACACTTCTCATATCCCTAATTGTGAACTAGTTAAGTTTAATAATTCCTCATGTTTCTGACATTTACCTGGAACTTTCTCGACTGCTGCATGACATCTGGGCTAATGTTTAAAAGTATCTAATTGAGTTTTGGggatggaaaaacacatttttagtaGCTTTGACACGACTGCTACTGCTTGCTCTGAGTAGCTCATGAAATCTATATACTATGAGACTCTTTTATGAGCTGTTCATTAGGAGTAGtagtaataaataatattcagcTGGTTGCTTTTATTGGAGCAATTCATAGCAGAAATTATTTATGATACTACACTCTAAAACTTATTAAGATCTACTGAAGATcttacaaaatgttttgtcaaaGCTGGTGTATTAAGTTAAAGGGAAAATTCGCCACTTTTTATTTGGATGTCCAATCAGTGTTGATGGTTAATGTAGTCAATTGGAGCGATAAATTCCTCAGTGTGTGCTATATTGACTGAGAAAGCTGAGTTTTTCTGAATTTTCCTGTCATGAAGCCGTGCCAACAGTGCCTACATATACTAAGATGCATTGCACGTGTCCTGTCCAATCAAATactaatgttgtgtttatggggagcaattttttttcccccagaatGGCGAATTCATGTTCCTCTGCCTTTGGTCagcttaccctgatattcttaccttAACCCCAACCAATCTCACTTCTCATGCCTAAACGTAACCTATCCAAACAACGAAGGCaatgagtactagccaatcagaggcagagtagggcgggtcatgactttcACCATTCTAGGAAAAAAAATTGGCTTACAGGACATAGGCAGCGAAAATATGAGTACTTTACGAggattttcatttacaaaacatgTTTCCTCACTCGGTGTGCAAATATCATAACACAAAGCTGGAGTTATGGATCAATGCAAACTTACTGAGAGTTGAACACACGTTTTGGACGATGATGGACAAAGTATAATGAGGCGCATACATGAAGTTACTAAGTTATCCCTGCTTATGGGccaagccccccccccccctctagtgttgtgtgtgtgaaaggtaCATCCCAGCAGGCATTAGTGATTGTAGTGATACGTTCTGGTTGTCCCTTGCAATACAGTTCTGCAGTATACTCACACCTGCTACTGTCTCTTGTGTGATTATTTACACAAACAT of the Thunnus maccoyii chromosome 9, fThuMac1.1, whole genome shotgun sequence genome contains:
- the LOC121903551 gene encoding fructose-1,6-bisphosphatase 1-like — encoded protein: MSDRGSFDTNVVTMTRFVMEEGRKAKGTGEMTTLLNSLGTAVKAISSAVRKAGIAHLYGIAGSTNVTGDQVKKLDILSNDLIINMLKSSFTSCVLVSEENDKAIIIEPETRGKYIVCFDPLDGSSNIDCLVSIGTIFAIYRKNTDDEPCEKDALQPGRDLVAAGYALYGSATMMVISTGQGVNCFMLDPAIGEFILVDRDVKIKKRGKIYSLNEGYANQFEPAVTEYLQKKKFPTDGSEPYGARYIGSMVADVHRTLMYGGIFLYPGNVKSPQGKLRLLYEGNPMAFIIEQAGGMASTGLENILDIQPDSIHQRAPVALGSTEDVLEYIAICKKHAKK